Within Gaiellales bacterium, the genomic segment CGCTCGACCGAAACCAGATCGTGCAGGGCCTGTTCCAGGGCAAGGCGGATCTCGGCAACGACTCGCCGTTCGCCCCGGTCTTCCCTGCCACCGACGCGTCGGTGCCACAGCGAAACATCAACATCGACCAGGCCAAGTCGCTGCTGAGCCAGGCCGGTCTGTCCGGCGGATTCTCGACCGAACTGGTGGCGATCCAGTCGCAGGAAGTCCCGCAGTACGCCCAGATCGTGGTTGAGTCGGCCAAGCAGATCGGCGTCAACATCAAGCTGTCCGTCGAGGACGGCACGACATACTACGGCGATGCCGTACCCGGCAAGTCTCCGTGGCTCGATTCGACGATGAGCCTCGTCGACTACGGCCACCGCGGCGTGCCGAACGTGTTCCTTTCCGCCCCGCTCATGTCGAACGGGACATGGAATGCGGCGCATTTCAAGAACCCGCAGTACGACAGCCTCGTGAAGCAGTTCATAGCTGCGCTCGATCTTCAAAGCCAGCGCAACTACGCCAAGCAGATCCAGACGCTGCTGCTCGACGAGACGCCGATCATCTTCGCCTACTTCTACACCTACCTCTCGGCGACGCGTGCCGGACTCTCGGGCCTGCGCGCATCTGCGATGGGGCAGACGTGGACCGACCAGATGTCGGTGGCCTGACGACGTACCTGCGTACCGCACCTCACGGGTAGGGCCCGTTGCTTCGCTTCGTCCTCAAACGGCTGGGGCTGGGCCTCATTACCCTCTTCCTGCTGTCCATGCTGGTGTTCCTGGGAACGACCGTCCTCCCCGGCAACCCGGGGCGGGCAATCGCAGGGCCGTTCGCCAGCGAGGCAACGGTCAAGGCGATCAACCACGAGCTCGGGACAGACAGGCCGCTGGTGACCCAGTACCGCGCCTGGATCAGCGGCGTGCTGCACGGTGACCTCGGGGAGTCCTACGCGCAGAAGCAGCCCGTGTCCGACATGCTGCGCCGGGCACTCGGCAACTCGCTGAAGCTGGCGGTGCTGGCGTTCGTGCTGGTCGTGCCGCTGGGGATCTTCGGCGGGGTCGTCTCGGCGCTCAACGAGGGGAAGCCCCTCGATCGCATGATCACGGTCGGGGGACTGTCGGCCGCCGTCATGCCCGAGTTCGTCGGCGGCATCGTGCTGCTTGCCATCTTCGGGCTGTGGCTCGGCTGGCTGCCGGTCTCGGCGGCGTGGCCGCCGGGGAC encodes:
- a CDS encoding ABC transporter permease, with the translated sequence MLRFVLKRLGLGLITLFLLSMLVFLGTTVLPGNPGRAIAGPFASEATVKAINHELGTDRPLVTQYRAWISGVLHGDLGESYAQKQPVSDMLRRALGNSLKLAVLAFVLVVPLGIFGGVVSALNEGKPLDRMITVGGLSAAVMPEFVGGIVLLAIFGLWLGWLPVSAAWPPGTSGIEQVKYLLLPAMALTLVLFGYIARITRAGTVEVLHSDYTRTAFLKGLTRRTVITRHVLRNSLLPTIAV